Genomic segment of Ischnura elegans chromosome 12, ioIscEleg1.1, whole genome shotgun sequence:
tccaggagtaataatctttcgatttaggcaataaaaaaataataggaaaccaccctattggccaaTTCTTTAGCATCTTCATCAGTGTaggaaatatttataagtttGCTTTAAAAGAAGTATATATACTTAATTTCTTAGTTTCCTTTGAAATATTCTGAATTAATCAGTTCTTTAGTATCATAAATGGTTTAGAAATAAttctagaaatatatttttaaatcatgtttcACTATCTTTACAGGCTGTCTTCTATAAGCCTCCGACGTTAATGGTGTGTGTACTAGCTCTGCAAGTATCACTAGTAATTGGCCAAGCTGTGGCTTTGGCTCACTCATCGGAATGGAATCATGTTATGTCCATTGGGCTCCTCCTGGGTGCCAATTACCTCACCTTGTTTAGGCTTACGAGGGATTACCTTCTAAGTTGGCGGATTTACAAGGCGGAGAAAATGATGCAGGAGAAGACATCAGGGTAAAAGGACTTAATGGCAGTTCATCTGTGGTTCCATTTTGTCAGTGGGCATTTTGTACTTATGAAGTCATCAAAGGATGCGAATGTAACTGCAAAAGGGGGGTAGTAAGAAAGAATTTCTCTCATGCCAGTAATTAGGTTTTATCGCCTTATTTTGAATTTGCAGACCCGAGGTGATTTCATTGGAAGCATTTTTGGTTGTTGTATTGTACGTGCCAAACTTTCATGTTTTGTGCTCCATGGATAGTTGTCGTGATTTAAATGTCTTGTGTAGCATGGAATGACCACATTGTTTGTGCCATTAAGTGGAgtagtatttttttccatgagcTCGCTGGTTAAATAAGTCATGCACAAAATGAATCGGAAACTTAAGTGGCAGCGTAACCTGGAGACGGGTTAGTTGTCTCAAAGCTAAGCTTTATTTATTTTGCACCTTCTAATGCATAtggtcatttattttttattacatgacATGGCAATCAATTTTGTTCCttatttaatgctaatttagcGTTGAGTTGTCgaccatttttttaagaaatcgtttcaattattttattgaaactgTTTAATATCATCAATTGACAAAAgtgattcattcattattttgtatATAAATATCAACTTAGTGCTTGTGCTGTATGCATCTCTCTACCATGTACATTGTATGGAGAAAGTTTTGAGACTGAGAGGAAAGTGAtctcaattttcattttgaactgtGCTTTAggcatttaaaataatcattgaatttgtaCCTGTTGTTCCAGATATCCATCTGGATACTTCCACATctcaaattgtaatattttcttcatcattaGTATTTATGGACCTTTGTATGAGACACtgtgaaaatgaatttcaaaagtgAACTATATGAGAAACTTTTATTTTGCCTTTGCTCCATGGTAACTACATAGTGATCCTACCCTAAAAGTTGTTATTTCCCCTTGCTATCTAGCCTTGATCAGTGAtaatcagatatttttttatttattgatgctCAGTACTGTAAGGAGTAGTTTTTTTCCATTGACTGGAGAGGGACTAGGCATGTGATGGAAAATTGGGTGGCACATTCTAAAAACATCTTACAAAATCGACAGCCGACCTCGAAGCTTCAGAATAGATTCGGGGAGGTACATACTGGGATCCCAGAAAGAATTGCATTGGTAGAAGAAGGAAGTTCACTGGGATTCAGCCAGAGGCATGGCTGCTATTTTAGAAAGACTGTTCAAGAAAGACATCAAGTGAGAGGTTCTTACTGAAGGCTAGAGATGGTAGGTAAGGTGTAAGTTCTAGCATTCTTACTCGCTTATTTATTGATCCTGCTGAGCATCACTAATGTAGGCTGTATCCTTATATACAATTGCTTCCTGAGAAACCAATGGTTAGGTGATTAGTGGTGGGTTGTCAGATCAAGTGCCTCTTTGCTTGTGATTTGAGAGCAAATATGGGAACATTAATTTTCACATACTAtgcagaattttaaatgaaaaatatgtaaataccgtatatgtctgaatatagtcctccctttttttccaaaaatgcctgtggtaaaagtaaagcagggactatattcaaacacatttttttttaacttttcccgaaactgaagcctcaaaattagggggggggggactatattcggagaaatacagtagtTACATGGAAACATGTACAAATACAGtacactctcgattatccgggctaatgatggggagagacggcacgaataatcggaaaacacggataacccaaatttTCACGTAATTCTTTGCcgtgttcataatttacttaaaacaaacaatatattgttattttattttagagtgcttcccggacttaatgagagctttcttcgccagttcgcgatctttttattGGCggtaacatggttgtactcgtcttattaatgctccatataaggcctggtttcgaaaactacacatccgtggctgtgtgatcacggatacagaaaagtggtttgcaagGATGCTTCAAAACCAATgctcgacgtcagaaactacactgtcaggcaccacgccacgtagtcgcgtctcgcacaagttgcccgggttgcaattgctgcgggacgtgtatccgcgATCACGGAGTGCGGTCGTGCACAGCGAGGCTTgggaaacaggaacacggtgctcccttgaatgcagctagcgcgcgatcgcatCCGTTTTACAAAGGGAATTCTAACGGAAATTATAAgtccggtgtatcctagcattaatgcagtaattccgacaATTTTACgtcggatttttttattttaaaaagatcgcggaaaaatttagcaaaagtaaaaatcatgcacggataacccgcaacccggataaacagcaaccggataatcgggagtctgctgtagcaGTGTGCTCCTGCAGGATGTTGAAACGTGTCTATAAGAAACTTTCGAGTTGCCTCAGTGGATGTAGAGCCTACTCTACCATTTCACTTGTAAGCATTCTTTTTAGAACACATCTTTTGCTCAGGAAACTTTGTACTCTAACTTGATAGTACATGCCCTCTCTGGTGGCCTGTGCCGTAGCAGCCTGTCTGCACCACTCCACCCACTGCGTTAAAATTTGTACTCATTTATGGCCATAGCATTAGTAAGTATCAGTAATTACATAAAATCTTCAAATATGATGGAGTTCTTAGTTCATATTTCAGAACTTCAAATCATTTGATGGATGGACAATAGTGGACAATCTTCCTTTGACAGTATCGAAATAATATTGAGTTGATTTAAATTCCCCTGTCTAAGCAAAATAGACCATTATAGAAGATTAATTTAGTATTTCTGATTTTATATACCTAATGATTAAAAATCAGCTGCTAAAACTCATcaattttttgataattattatttatcagcTGTTATCTGATTTAGCCTGGGAGGGAGGTGGAATGGAATTCTGTACACAAAGAGTTCATCAATCTGGACCTTCATCCTCTTGAAATGTCAGGAGCCATCACTGCTGATAACCAGTGTTTACTTTGAAGGGCAAAATCATCTGGTACATAGACTGGAGCTGGGCCAGTTCAAAAAAATCAGGACTGGAGGAGGACTTGAAGTGGCCCTGAAAAGAAGCTGCTAATTACCTTATGGAGGAGTGTGTAAGTATCAATGTTTCCCTTCATCTGACCATTTGCTGTTCTGCTCAATgtaaaattagaaactaatggtCAATTGATAGTCGGATACATATTGATATctataaaaattaaagatgaagTCTAAATGCAGGTTTATTCAGTGAATTATGAATGCAAAATGAATCAACTACATACTGCATCTCGGACTGAATTCACCAGTTTTAATTCCCTGGTGGGCCATGACATGTATCCTAAGtggaaaatataacatatatcATACAGATCTTTCCATTGAAAAAACTATagttatttcaaatacatatatatatcatGGGTCATAATAAATGAAGGAAGAAATCTgcaaaaaaatcacttaattggataaattatttattttcttaaaatgtgaCCAAATTATTCCATTTCAGCCATATTACACATTTTAATACAATGCAAAAATGATAACATGAACAATATGCAAAAGTTATACGTACATACTTACAAATAATGAAACGTATAATaccattcaaagtattttcaggattatttaatgtatttaaccTTGAAAACAAATGCAGCCAAATTGTTTTAATAAGGAAAATTATGacaacatttgaaagaaaattaatgccATAATTATGCAGCAGCAGATTAAAGCACCATGTTCAGACCTGGATGATTGAATGGAAAAACTACATTTATGCATACAACCGATGGATACAATTGCTGTAGAACTCCCTTTAGAAGTAGGCCAGGTGTGTCAAAACTTTTTTCAAGGGATTAAAAAGTAAACCAACTTTATGGGTTTTCTTTGCTACAGGATTATGAGAAAGTCATTATTTAATTAAAGCCATCAATTTTGATAAATCGCAAACCACCACCAAGAGCTTCTTGTATATAACAATGAATGGCGAAGCTAGTACATACATATTATCTCTTAGGAGGGGAAGATAGCTCTGAATTTAGTATCAACATTTAATTCCAGATACAGAATCAAGCTGTACATTATGACCTAGTCTTCCTTTCTGCAACACTTAGTGGATGCTGGAAATAAAGAATGGCCTTCATGGTTTGAGCAATGACTCTGTATTACCATGACGAATCACTCCGCATTAGTGTGAAATTAGCATTCCGATCATCGGTTGAACCAATTCCTCAGTGGTTACTTATTCGTAGTAACACCATTGAGGTACCATATGTACATGCATTATACATATTTCAGCAAGAGTGAATACCACTTCTCATGAGAATTCAAATCCTGCCTCTTTAATGTGTTTTATTATCAGGTTGGCGCTTGCTGGAGGAGCATTTCCTGGTCTCTCAGCCACAAACGCTCACAAATCACATTCAAAATAGGTGCAACCTGTTGGACCTCATTTCTATCCTGAGCTAAATTGTTGTCGATTTTCAGGACAGGTATCTTCCATTTTAGTTCAAAATCTCGAATAGCAGTCGAAGCTAGCTCCATCCCAGCTGAGCTATTGTACCTATTGAAAGAAATACAGGCACTTagtaaaattattcattgtttCACCGATTTGAGAAATTATGGAGAACTATTTTTACgtagataaaaaataatgggacaAAAATTTAGTTAGTGAAGGCTTTAGAGTGAAGTTTTCTTGCacatatataaaaatacattcataGCATTTCCGCATATAAATGCAACTAAgtcaaggagaaaaaaaaatatttaagccatTCTTTCATCCAGTACTTTTCCTATTAATCTCTTTTATTTGGCGTCACACGGACATTATTTCACTTCATACATATatgtaaaatatgttttgtaaatatatttagtGTTTACAGAATGTGAGCCATAAGGGTAATTAACAGGGACTAACTAACTCATTGTAGCAAAGGCCTACTATAGGTGGTAcataatcagaaaaaaacttttagTCAAAAACCTGGAGTATTAAGTCTAGCACCCATTCATACATTGTTTCACTCCAGCAAAATATGAAAGccttatttgaaatattctttggTGCCATGTTATACgtatgtattattaaaatttttgttgattgCAATAGACCATTAGAATATATGGCAGGCACTTAGGATCTGGAGATGAAATATTTACTTCGTGACcaatataaaattgaaagaaaagaattattcatcaaaaaatactGAGAACAGGTAGTCATTCATCTCTAAGGAGAGAGCGAAGCATTCTATGTTTGttgttcaataagtctttagaaaaaggtatgaAAACGAATTATAATgggtcaatttttcattttagtctCCATTCAGCACTATAAATTATTGtaagcattttttttgttaacccaTCCTAACAGCAGAATTACGGAatatcctcaaaataggcataATTTGGGTGATCCTCCTTAGACGTAACCCTTAGTGTGacaagccatttcttcaagttttgaaagaagaaaaagtcaCTGGAGGTCAAATatggtgaattttgtaataattgaaactttaattttagaattttggcTATTGCAACTGAACAGGTGCGAAACTGTGCATTGTCTTGAagaaggaaaaacattttgtttcaaatatggAGGCCTCTCTCAATTTCTGCGATCAtccggtccaataacgatgcataatactctcctgttatcgtttttcccttttctagAAATTGATGTAGATTATTCCGCATACATCCCAAAATATTGTTACTATAACCTGACAGTCCCATTTCACCATCTTCACCTGCTTTGGAGCCCGTacatcttcaaaattccattgttttcctGTTTTTTTGTCTCTTTAGTGTAgtgatgaatagggtggtttccttcatcaaagaaaacgaaaggcattgattgcgattcgttacccaccattagtgtattcataatatacaaattattttgttttagaaatacagggttagacgaatggcaatggtccatttttaacctcatttgaaaagggccagattggcgcccatgcgatgccactccacgtgacgtcacagggacctagtttctataggagaagataggagttttacatcgtctgaggttaccaatgcatgcatgaggcgcagagctcagggaaacatgtcttaacaatcacttattaaaactagctaaggtcggaaagttttcctcgtttgataagttattaataatccttatttaagccaagccctaccagccagcagggtactaggctacccgctagcagcctgcgtcgtatcagcgctaagcctcgcctcaaggtcacctcgcagggcggcaacgggaaccagaaatacgtcacgcggagagatttcccggcattcaaacTAAcccgttgaaaattttcacttttcatttaatcgcgaaaaatagatatcgtcatttaaaaatctaaaagcgtgcaatacatactccaggagtaataatctttcgatttaggcaataaaaaaataataggaaatcaccctattcatatttcatcaaaagttatgtatTGACTCGGAAAATCCTCAGGATGGCGAAGGAAAAGCACCAAAACAGTCTCTGAGTTGACCACACGATAGCGTTTATTCTCCACTGTGAGCTAACGCAGCAGCGATCTTGCGgagatttttttcacaaccaAATTTTTGAGGAAAACTGAAGCAATTGTGCACTGCAATATGCCTGTGGCCTTATCTTTATCGTGAACGTTGGTTTGTGTATCATTTACAACCATACTGTGAATTTTGCCCATAATTTCGAtggtagacacttccacaggACATCCGGAACAATGTTCATATTTTTGGATGTACGGCCTAGTTTAAATTCATTAATCTAATATCTGTTCATTTGATCTCTGCGGGTcaactttcgtgagatcccggacactctcggagggcctcgctgaagggggaggggtctcgctgaaggggaaggggtagtaccgagagagagagagcaggagcgaccttaacgttgccaaatgtacaacatacatagccgcccttgtgtctcactgaaaaggtgtgactcacacgtggccacagatattttgggcccggcggcgaaacaatgcatacaatgtattgaggataatcccatctcagaagccaggatattgtccgctaaatgcgagaccgctggtgaaaggcatacataggcgtaacattcttataaacggggagtgcaagggaaaaggatttggcaacacagcaagcagattcacgaagttgacacgacggaggtctgagagcgactgacgttccgaagtgctagaccacgcctactgtctgctgattggcagagggaaagtcacgtgtagataaattatccctcctctcaccccaactcggttaagccacaccagctcacccgcaaagataaagtgaacagaccttaattGTAAATAGTTGCAAGCACAAATGCAGATATGCCATGAACTTCATGCAACTCGGATTTGATTTCCTTCAGCATTAACCCTTTCAATAACAAGTATTTGATCACAGAAAGAAACtcccttttatccatttttatgaaCAAATGAAAGTTATTCACTACAATCtgtaacaacaatgaaactatgggatggatacagctgaaactttaacagcAGACTAGTCACGAGTGCTGCTTTCTAGTTAACATTAATTTATGATACTATAAGAGAGCAAATGCTCGGAGATTCAAAGGCCTTATTGAATGACCCTCATACCATTAATACCAATTTTGAAATGCTACTGTACCTGGTCCCGATGACAAAAGGAACAGGGTTTTCTCCAGGTCTCACAAATCTGTTCATTAGCTGAGGAATTTCTTGAAAACTACTTTCGTCAgaacatgagaaaataaatactaAAGCATCAGCTTTATCCTTGCAGAcctagaaaaaattaaagataatttatgaTTTCCCGtcacaaaagaattaaaattaaattacattaaaaatagcaACCTTACAGGCAAAATATGGCTGTATTTCTTGATACTATTTTCACCAGCATCCCAAAACTGCAGTTTAAACAGAATGACTTTGTCCCATATTTTTGCTGgccaataaatatttgtttttctgaTGCCAATAGTTTCAACATAGCCACTCAAACTTTTATTCCCAGCAAGTCTTGATACAGTGGCTGTCTTTCCGATGGCTGCCCGACCCACTACAAACAATTTGTAACTCACTTCTTCAATATTAGATGGACATGATGGCTTTTCCAGGACACCTGCAAATAATTTAGCATTaaggaaattttcaatgattagaTTACAAGAATTGGGATGTAGAAGAAACACAGCACAGGCGGattgaaaaaggagaaaattcccTCAGTCTTTATTCTACGAGGAGAGTATTTTACTTGGTACTAGTTGCTGAAGCCTGAAcctcatgattattttttccatctcttctACGCAATAGCTCCTACCATTGCTTCTATGATGGGGGAAAATTTGACCATTTCCCACAATCACTTTCCGTGatagctccagggatggaaattccattactttttccatcactcagtACATTCGTTTTTCCATCACTGGTGCCATCTTTCAGAAAATCAGAACACACAGCCAATAACAGTGATCGTAACACCCCACTTGGCTGTTAATTGAATGACATTAGGAGTAAATAAGGAAAGTTACGAAATAAGTAAAGGATAAAAGGATGGTGAGAATGaccgagtgattcagaaaatggtGTGTTGAGTGATCACTCTTTTGGCCTCTGAAAACCTATTGAAATTCTTTCGCAGAGCCCCAGGAATATGTTGGCTTCGACACTGAATCCAGTACAGAAGGTGATAGACGTATCACCACAAAACATTCTCATGTGAATGTAAAACAAAGTTCGTGAGGATGAGGATAATAATATAGTTAAAGTAGCGATTTTCTTTGCTTCACCGCAAAGCAGCATGTTAGTAATCTTCTCCAAAGAGCCTTGTGCACCCTGGAGGTAAAAGAGGgtgcatgtattttatttaagtaaggGATGTATTAATTGAACAAACACAAAAAAGTACTGGGGAGTTGAGATGAAAATGGGGGTGAAATGGAGATAAGGGAATAACAAAGTAATAAGTAGGATTTGGATGGAAAAGTGTACAGCACGGAGAAAATGCATTTGGTTTGGCAAAACTACTAGTATGTATACGTATTCATTATGTTCACACAACAAGTCAAAGAGCAGCCGTAATCCTGAAGTGCCACTTGCGTTATATACACCTGCTCAGATAAAACGATATTTTGAACCAGGTTAAGTTCCCATGTTATTTTATGCATAAAGTAAtacatgaaacaaaaaattaagaagtaCCTATGATACAACTAGTACATGGATAGGAAGTACATATGTACTATGATAGTTCTAAGCATTAGAGTCAGGCAGGAGATGGCTCAAACACTAAAAACTGCCCTAGGGGGGAGGGCACTGGCCCCTACCTCTCCCGTCTTTTACTAAATACTTCGGCCACCTGAAAAACTCATAAATAGGCTGGGATAAGAGCTAATTTTGGATTTGGTTCCTCATCAAATTTTTACCTGGACCACCTTCAATAACACAAGGAATATGGGGAAAATAAGTAGAAAAATTAACTAAGACCTTGAGAGGGAAAGTTTCACAGGAAGATGGGATAAGGATcataatgtgaaataaattttacgctACCACCATTGGCTAAGCCAATAGTCTTCGTTTTTTTGATTTTCAAAGTCCACCCCTTAAGTATTTATGTGATGGCAATCCATAGGTAAATATTGTTTCATACATGAGGTATTGTGACAGGAAAtgcaatagtttaaaaaaacaacaatgacaGTAAGACACTGTCACAGATAAGAAAACCGAAACATAAACATTGAATTTCTGAATGCATCCTCATAGGAAATAGAAAGTTTTGAATATACATTTTAGCTCCAATAAAAAATGACTTCATTTCCacgatatgtcaatgaagaacaCAGAAATTTCCCGTGATGTGATTAGAGGAAAGTttaattacacaaaaaatatgatCAACGCCATATCAAGTAATTCAGTGACAAGGGTTAGCTGGTAGACCTAACTTTTGCATTATTAATACTTCTAAACTCGTTTCGgacagaaaatatatattagatTACGCGGAAAACTGTAACTACTGACCCAATCATAAGAGAGAGTGGCTAAACCAACTGTCTTTTTAACCATATtagttaaaaaaactaaaatgattAGAGAACAATTTAAATCCATTAATTGGTATCCAAATTCAGCGCCGTCAACTAATTTACCAAAGAGTTTTCTCCCCGTTGTTTGGGGGTTGTAGAAATGCTGCAGCATCGTTTCGCCTTCGGCGGAACTGTGCCAATCCATGGATATCATCCTGGGCCTTCAATTTTCTCGAATTCCGCAGACCGTAAATTAAAAACATTGGCCTAAAGTTGATTGTTTACAAACACAGGGTCACTGCATCGCTCACGGTCTGGCCAAATCAGCTccaattatttttgaaggcgatAGAACCATGAGTGGAAGGTAAGCGTAGTCGCTCAGACATGCAGAGTTCAAGTTCTCATCAATATTCTCACTGGTTTTCACAAAAGAAGTACACTATCAACAAGAACTGGTTTGATGATAACAGGGTAACAGGTGTTTCTAGAGTGCGCCGTGGCTGATTGCAATTGTTTTTCCAATGAGTTTGCGGGTTGCGGAAATGTACAGGTTTGTTTGAGCGCCGGGGTTGAgaattttggagagaaaataCGTACAGCTATGTCTAGTCTTCCGCCGGCATATGGatggaaagtgaaaatgaatCATGTCTTTTCCGAGAAAAGGAATCAAAATTTTAAACCGCGTCTGAAGCAGATACCGAAGCTCTTACCTCTTGGTTTGAGGTGTGTTTATTTCTGTTTTTGGTTCTCCGTACAGATTTTAGTATAAATCTCATttacttacaaatattttaataaatggcGTATATATCTATGCTTTAGATACCTGGCGTATTACGGTAAAGCTATAGCCGGTGGACGTCAACCTTTGATGGATTATTGGCACATGCTGACTGGGAAACAGATTTATGGTAACTTCCAATCCCTCTTAATTCTATCTTATTCTTCAgctctttttttttatcaatgcgTGATAATTATTGAGCAAAAGTTTGAAGTTCTTACCAATTGTATTAGATGAGTAGTTGAGAGGAAGAGTACTTCATTTTGAACTGTCCGCTGCCAGGAATTTAGCAGTTTATGGTGCTTATGGTGTAATTTCTCGCCATCAGCTTTCTGTATATTTACTTTTATGCCAATGATTTCAGGAAATTCTATCAATTATCATTCATTGAGACAATAGTCTGCAGATTTGGGTTGCAGACTCCGGTTATAACTCCGTGTTAGGCAGAGTGATAGAAGTATGTTCAATTCTATCCCAAGGTTTTTGACTCTTATGTTCACTTAAGCCGTATTATTGATCATAAAGCGTGAAAATGAAAAGCTGAACTCTATGTAAGGGCCTGTAGTCTGGATGTATTTGCAGTGGTAAGCGGCTCTTGATAACTTTTCCTATGTGATTCATTCAGGACTATTACTATCAGGACTTTGGCACTATTCTCATTCACGCATCTGATTATGTGGGGTTATACTTTTAAGGCtgtgtaaaattatatttttttctgctcttcTTAGCACCTCCCATTACTCTCTTGTTTGATACGTTTTATCAAGCATAGTTAATTTCCGCCTTAACACATGTTCCTAAAGGCCTTGTTACATGATGCATTATTTCCAGCTGGTTCATATGTGTTTCTGTGAACAGTTTCAAAAGAAAGGAGCTTGTGTTTGAGCATGAAGCAAATTAGATCAGCATTTAAGGAAATAAGAGGAATAAATCTGTGAAGGAAGAAGAAACCTCATTAGTTTAATTGGTAGTACATTGGATGT
This window contains:
- the LOC124169015 gene encoding ciliogenesis and planar polarity effector 2-like, with translation MISMDWHSSAEGETMLQHFYNPQTTGRKLFGVLEKPSCPSNIEEVSYKLFVVGRAAIGKTATVSRLAGNKSLSGYVETIGIRKTNIYWPAKIWDKVILFKLQFWDAGENSIKKYSHILPVCKDKADALVFIFSCSDESSFQEIPQLMNRFVRPGENPVPFVIGTRYNSSAGMELASTAIRDFELKWKIPVLKIDNNLAQDRNEVQQVAPILNVICERLWLRDQEMLLQQAPT